A part of Candidatus Krumholzibacteriia bacterium genomic DNA contains:
- a CDS encoding glycosyltransferase family 9 protein, with the protein MGRINRRRDRWTKRALETLLRPWLRRPKVDLDTIRAAGPRRIVIVRQHNQMGDMLCATPAVRAIRRAFPEARTMLVTAPINDGVVRGNPDLDEVLLFDKVAVRSSWTALRDFVRALRGFGADLAFVLNSVSFSGTSAALAHLSGARFVVGGDSTPFGWSFSRWLYSLEMPSEPDVVGHAIDHGLRPLRAIGIDAPDRLPVMVPGPEADAEAARFLEGIGPAPWAAVHPGAGKDENRWPAEFFARAIEALEEWGATVYLVEGPADAPATRSTLEALGSDRPVLRGVSLRTVGAALARSHLALVNDTGVMHVAGAVGVPALALFGPTPRESWEPPSPELEALQSPDGHMASLTPDVVLPRLQASWERGRRRHAGAGA; encoded by the coding sequence GTGGGCCGGATCAACCGCAGACGCGATCGCTGGACCAAACGCGCGCTCGAAACGCTGCTGCGACCCTGGCTGCGGCGCCCGAAGGTCGACCTCGACACGATCCGCGCCGCCGGCCCGCGACGGATCGTGATCGTGCGTCAGCACAACCAGATGGGCGACATGCTCTGCGCCACCCCCGCCGTTCGGGCGATCCGGCGGGCCTTTCCGGAGGCGCGGACCATGCTCGTGACCGCTCCGATCAACGACGGCGTGGTGCGGGGCAATCCCGATCTCGACGAGGTCCTGCTCTTCGACAAGGTCGCCGTGCGGTCCTCGTGGACGGCACTGCGCGACTTCGTGCGCGCGCTGCGCGGTTTCGGAGCCGACCTGGCCTTCGTCCTGAACTCGGTCAGCTTCAGTGGGACGTCCGCCGCCCTGGCCCACCTGAGTGGAGCCCGATTCGTCGTCGGCGGCGACAGCACGCCCTTCGGCTGGTCGTTCTCGCGGTGGCTCTACTCGCTCGAGATGCCCTCCGAACCCGACGTGGTGGGTCACGCCATCGACCACGGTCTGCGACCGCTCCGGGCGATCGGGATCGACGCTCCCGACCGGCTGCCGGTCATGGTTCCCGGTCCCGAAGCCGACGCCGAGGCGGCGCGCTTCCTCGAAGGGATCGGCCCGGCTCCCTGGGCGGCGGTGCACCCCGGGGCCGGCAAGGACGAGAACCGCTGGCCGGCGGAGTTCTTCGCCCGCGCGATCGAGGCGCTCGAGGAGTGGGGAGCGACGGTCTACCTGGTCGAGGGACCGGCCGACGCCCCGGCCACACGATCGACGCTCGAGGCCCTCGGTTCGGACCGCCCGGTCCTGCGCGGGGTTTCCCTGCGCACCGTGGGGGCCGCGCTCGCCCGGAGCCATCTCGCGCTGGTCAACGACACGGGGGTCATGCACGTGGCCGGTGCCGTCGGCGTTCCGGCGCTCGCCCTGTTCGGCCCGACGCCGCGGGAGTCCTGGGAACCCCCGTCGCCCGAACTCGAGGCACTGCAGAGCCCCGACGGACACATGGCGTCGCTCACGCCGGACGTGGTGTTGCCCCGCCTGCAGGCCTCCTGGGAACGAGGAAGGCGCCGGCACGCGGGCGCCGGCGCCTGA
- a CDS encoding tetratricopeptide repeat protein, translated as MTDSKHENENHETDVAIAAQTTLDAARAARIPGDGDGSDPGSDGGEQVHLIMGALEKLASATDQMAQQLSERLDVVREGFARDLEAAREALDETQRNGLERFEDVAGTAQKALEDSVDRAKDDAATQEHGLRQAIAEGLDTHLEQTGRTVQQHVGRLEDRLGARLDELDRGLREEFETGRQQLTEAIASLDQKIGERIDARAHALREHADAAQEELRDDMGSLRDGLDAITERVDRLLGAVEESRDATHQRIADSRDEIREEVQGANRSLHEAIDDSRSQSDRHFEDLGERVETAKGEVTRGQRGVVSDLAEGLGLSQTSIEKRFDTIESSLDAWREESGTRLDAWARGQDERMEVLERESREVGELGRRLERNHGEMLDLFEREKKRADDLEIERRRDQARRINNSGVSRYHSGDYDGALRLFEQAVEFDQVFAEAFNNLGLCLTELDRHEEATVAFETAIELNPDLGASYNNLGYVLYLQENFEAAIEMYKEAIGHEHDTSAAYTNLGNAFQKLDETEKAVDAWSRAVEVDPGNERARHYLDRFAGGITPGPVPAVDDDTSPESGPDHPVPSDDPEGV; from the coding sequence ATGACCGATTCGAAGCACGAGAACGAGAACCACGAGACCGACGTCGCCATCGCGGCGCAGACCACCCTCGACGCGGCACGGGCGGCACGCATCCCCGGAGACGGCGACGGGAGTGACCCGGGGTCCGACGGCGGAGAGCAGGTCCATCTGATCATGGGCGCGCTCGAGAAGCTCGCGAGCGCCACCGACCAGATGGCCCAGCAGCTGAGCGAACGCCTCGACGTGGTCCGCGAGGGATTCGCGCGCGATCTCGAGGCCGCCCGCGAGGCACTCGACGAGACCCAGCGCAACGGGTTGGAACGCTTCGAGGACGTGGCCGGCACCGCGCAGAAGGCCCTGGAGGACTCCGTCGACCGGGCGAAGGACGACGCGGCGACCCAGGAGCACGGCCTGCGTCAGGCCATCGCCGAAGGCCTCGACACCCACCTGGAACAGACCGGTCGCACCGTGCAGCAGCACGTGGGCCGACTCGAGGACCGCCTCGGTGCCCGACTCGACGAACTCGACCGCGGGCTGCGCGAGGAGTTCGAGACCGGGCGCCAGCAACTCACCGAGGCGATCGCTTCGCTCGACCAGAAGATCGGCGAACGGATCGACGCCCGCGCCCACGCCCTGCGCGAGCACGCCGATGCCGCGCAGGAGGAACTGCGCGACGACATGGGCTCGCTGCGCGACGGCCTCGACGCGATCACCGAGCGCGTCGACCGTCTGCTCGGAGCCGTCGAGGAGTCGCGCGACGCCACCCATCAGCGCATCGCCGACTCCCGCGACGAGATCCGCGAGGAGGTGCAGGGTGCGAACCGCTCGCTGCACGAGGCGATCGACGACTCCCGATCGCAGAGCGACCGGCACTTCGAGGACCTGGGCGAGCGCGTCGAGACCGCGAAGGGCGAGGTCACCCGCGGTCAGCGGGGCGTGGTGTCCGACCTGGCCGAGGGGCTGGGACTGAGTCAGACCTCCATCGAGAAGCGCTTCGACACCATCGAGTCCTCGCTGGACGCATGGCGCGAGGAATCGGGTACGCGGCTCGACGCGTGGGCCCGCGGACAGGACGAACGCATGGAGGTGCTCGAGCGCGAGAGCCGGGAGGTCGGCGAACTGGGCCGACGACTCGAGCGCAACCACGGCGAGATGCTCGACCTCTTCGAACGTGAGAAGAAACGGGCCGACGATCTGGAGATCGAGCGTCGCCGCGACCAGGCCCGCCGGATCAACAACTCCGGCGTGAGCCGCTACCACTCCGGCGACTACGACGGAGCGCTGCGCTTGTTCGAACAGGCCGTGGAGTTCGATCAGGTCTTCGCCGAGGCCTTCAACAACCTGGGCCTGTGCCTCACCGAGCTGGACCGGCACGAAGAGGCCACGGTGGCCTTCGAGACGGCGATCGAACTGAATCCGGACCTGGGCGCGAGCTACAACAACCTGGGCTACGTGCTCTACCTGCAGGAGAACTTCGAGGCCGCGATCGAGATGTACAAGGAAGCGATCGGCCACGAGCACGACACGAGCGCGGCCTACACGAACCTCGGCAACGCCTTCCAGAAGCTCGACGAGACGGAGAAGGCCGTCGACGCCTGGAGCCGAGCGGTCGAGGTCGACCCCGGCAACGAGCGGGCCCGTCACTACCTGGACCGCTTCGCGGGTGGAATCACCCCCGGCCCAGTGCCAGCCGTCGACGACGACACGAGCCCGGAGAGCGGTCCCGACCATCCGGTCCCGAGCGACGACCCCGAAGGGGTCTGA